In the genome of Anabaena cylindrica PCC 7122, the window ACAGGTAGGAGAAGCTTTAACAGGTGAACGTTTAGCTTCATTTTTACCAATCATTAGCGAATTGATTGAGAAATATGATGCTCAAGCGATCGCAGCTGCGGCTCTGCAAATTGCTTATGATCAAACCCGTCCTGCGTGGTTACAATCAGGTGTAGATGTTCCAGAAGAACCATCTTCCAAGCCCAAACTCAACAAGCGTCGTGATGGTGGCGATCGCAATCGTGTTTCTTGGGCTAAAGATAACGGTGGTGATGAAGGACAAGGATCTTCCAAACCGAAGTTACGCACAGGTCGCCGTGAATCTTCCCCAGCACCCAGTAATCATAAACTAGGTTCACATACAGGTAGAGAATAGACTTCTCAATTCAATTTTGGATTTTAGATTTTGGATTGAGAATGAAGGCATTGATGTAATTCTCAAGTGATGGTTTTTCCTAATCTAAAATTGCCAATCTAAAATCTAAAATTGCTTTAAAGGCGGGTAATTCGATCTAACTCGCCAAATTCATCATCAGTCATTTTCCAACCCAAAGCGCCAACATTTTGTTTTACCTGTTCGGCGTTTTTAACACCAGCAATGGGAATCACGTTCCCCTGAGCAATTAACCAGTTAAGGGCTACTTGGGCGGGGGTACGATCATATTTTTCACCTATTTTTCGTAGTAAAGATAAAACTGGGGCAATTTTATTTAAACCATCTTGACTAAATCGCGGGTCTATGCTTCTTGCACCTGTAGGATTTTGAGAAGGTGTATATTTGCCTGTAAGCAATCCTTGAGCCAAAGGACTATAAGCTAAAATTATTACATTTAACTCACGGGCGGTTTGCAAAATACCGTTAGTTTCAATTTGTCGTGTGAGTAAAGAATAACGGACTTGGTTAACAGCTAAGGGTACTCCCCTTGCGGCTAGTATTTGATGTGCTTCCCGCATTTGAGATGCAGAATAATTACTAACACCTACTGCACCGATTCTGCCCTGCTTCACTTCATCAGCTAAGGTGTTCATCAAAGTTTCTTGACTGAGAAAGAAAGTAAATGGCCAATGAACTTGGTATAATTCAATTCTTTCAACTTGTAGACGTTTGAGACTTGCTGTTAACGCCTCAGATACAGATTTGCCATCCCAACGCCAAGGTAGAGGACCAAATTTGGTAGCAATTTGTACTGGTTGGGATACTTGTTTCATGAACTTTCCTAAAAACTCTTCAGAAAGCCCGAAACCGTAAACTTCCGCAGTATCGAAGAAGGTAACACCAGCATCTAAAGCTGCGGTAAAAGCTGCTTGTAACTGTTCTTCACCGTAACCATTGCCATAATTCCAAAAAAGTTGATCACCCCAAGCCCAAGTTCCTATACAGAGGCGGGGAACGGTTACGCCATTTTGACCTAATGTGATGGGTTCCATTTTGTTAAAATAGATTATATTTACATTTCTTTACTTATTTAGTTTATCGTCTTTTATTAACCTTTTGATGATTAGTAACTCAATCTAAAAAACTTAAGATTCAGTTGAGTTAAGACAAGTATTTGATTATTGGTGGCAATTTAAAATAATTTTTGGCTATGTGGGCTTGACAATTTTTATACTTATTATGTTAAGATTTACACGTGATATTTTAAAATTTTTAACTAAATAACACAACAGTATTTTGCCTTTATGACGAAGAATTAATTGTAATATCATAATGGATAATTTTTAATGGAAAGCAATCACATAAACTATAACTTTGACAAGAGTAGAGAAAGAATTGATGCAATACTTGACACTAGCGATGTGTTATATGAAGAAGTAAATGAAATTCCCTCAAGAGATAGGTTAACCTTTACAAATGGGTTTTATGTAAAATGTACTGCACTTTTTGTTGATATTCGAGACTCTTCATCATTACCAGAAAAATATAGAAGACCAAGATTAGCAAAATTGTATAGAACTTATATCTCTGAAGTCGTTGCAGTCATGAATGGTAATCCCAATTGCTCAGAAATTAACGTTCAAGGAGATTGCGTTTGGGGAATTTTTGATACACCATATAAATCGAATATAAATAGTGTTTTCGAGACAACAGCTATTGTATCATCAATAATTAATATTATTAATTGCAAATTAATTAAAAAAAATTTTCACCCAATAAGAATTGGTATTGGTATGGATTATGGTAGGGCTTTAATGATAAAAGCTGGTTATAGTGGAAGTGGTATTAATGAGGTTGTATGGATGGGAGATGTAGTTAATTCAGCTTCTAATTTATGTAGTAATGCAAATAAAGCTTGGAGTGATGAGTTAATGATATCAGAAGCTATTTATAACAATCTTAATGAAGATTACAAAAATCTAATGAAATGGAATTCAAACAGAAGATGCTATCATGGTAATGTTATTAACCTTTTAATGAACAATTGGTTAAAAAGCAACTGTAGTAAGTGGTAATGTCAAAAATTGAAGCTAGAAAAATAAAAATTATTTGTTAATTAACGTATGGATATTTTAGAAAAATTACTCAAAATTCTAGAAATAGTAATTGATTGGCTTAAGTTTGCAGAAGCCAAAAATGCTGTTCTTCTGGCATTTTCAGGAGCAGGTGTTACTGCTATAATCACATATATTAGTGCTGCATCTAATATTCCAAAATCATTAATATTATCTTTACCAGCTAGTACATTTATTCTCAGCATTAGTTCATTAGTTTGTTTATTTTCTTTCCTACCAAAAACTAATCTCGAACATATTGTATGGATGCAAGGTAAACCATCTAAAAATTTTAAAACTTTACAAAATAATACGGATAATTTATATTATTATGGACATTTAATGAAATATAAAAATATAGAGTTACTAGATGCCATGAATCAACTTTATTGTGACAATAAAATTTCTCAACCATACAAAAAAGAATATTTGGATATTGCAACTCAAATTATTATTAACTCTGAAATTGCGTTTTTGAAATTTAGATTTTTTACATTTTCGTTATGGATTTTGATATTTTCCATACTTATTATTCCTGTTTCAGTTTTATTAAATTTAATAATTTTTAGAATAATATAAAATAATAGTGAATTTCGGTTTATCTTAATCTAATAAGAGGTTAAATCAGTAAACCATACAATAAAGTAGCTATGGCAGGTAATACATTTGACACGAAAAAGGAATCCCTAGCTGTACCAAAGGTCAATATTTTGACTATGTTTCGGCTAGGGTTGTTTCAAATGGGGTTGAGTATGATGTCTATCTTGACTCTGGGAGTACTCAACCGAGTCATGATTCAGGAAATAGCCATTCCTGCAACGCTGGTATCTCTGGTGTTAGCAATGCCGGCGTTTGTTTCTCCGACGCGGATTTGGTTTGGACAAATGTCCGATGTCAAACCATTATGGGGATATCATCGCACAGCTTATGTGTGGGTGGGAGCAGGAATATTTGCGATCGCAGCCTTTTTAGCAGTACAAGTAATGTGGCAGTTAAATGCTGCTAGTAGTGCAGCTACGTGGGTATGGACTACCCAAACAATCGGTTGGACAGCAGTTTTAGGTCTAGTTTTCGCTGTCTATGGTTTAGCGATTTGTGTCAGTGGTACAACATTTGCAGCTTTGTTAGTGGATATTTCAGAAGAAGATAACCGTTCCCAAATTGTCGGTATTGTTTGGTCAATGCTGATGGTAGGTATTATAGTTGGGGCAATTATCAGTTCTAGCTTGCTGAATCAATTAACAGCAGGTGCATCTTTAGAAACTTTGCAAGCCGCAATTAATAGATTATTTTTGATTGTTCCGGGAATAGTTTTTTGTTTAGCAATTGTCGCGACTGTAGGTGTAGAAAAAAAATATTCCCGTTTCTCCAACCGTTCCACACCAGGAAACAGGGAAGATAATATTAGCATCGGTAAAGCTTGGTCAATATTAACAGCTAGTCCGCAAACAGGGATATTTTTTACTTTTTTATTGGTGATGACTATTAGCTTGTTTATGCAAGATCCAATTTTAGAACCTTATGCGGGTGAAGTGTTTAAAATGCCTTTAGCTGAAAGCACTAAACTCAATGTTTTTTATGGGACAGGAATTTTAATTGCTTATGGTGTCACAGGCTTTTTCATTGTGCCACGTTTGGGTAAGCGCAAAACTATAAAATTAGGCTGTATTTTAGTAGCATTTTCGGCTTTATTACTCGGTTTTTCAGGTTTTTCTGCTAATCCTAATTTTCTGAAATTTGGTTTAGTCATCTTTGGTTTATCTACGGGTTTCTTAACTACAGCAGCAGTTAGTTTAATGTTAGATTTAACAGTTGCAGAAGCCGCAGGTACTTTTATTGGTGCTTGGGGGTTAGCACAGTCTATATCTAGGGGAATAGCTGTCGTTATCGGTGGTACTGTTTTAGATATAGGACGCAAACTCCTACCAGATAACTTAGTCTTGGCTTATGGATTAGTTTTTGCTTTAGAAGCAGTAGGAATGCTAGTATCAATTTGGTTTTTGAATCGAGTCAATGTGACAGAATTTCAAACGAATACTAAAAAAGCTTTTGCTTCTGTTTTAGAAAGTGATTTAGATTAGACCTGTTGCAAAAAAACCTTTGCAACAGTTATGAAAAAGTAAAATGGTCGAGTTTACACAAAATATGGTCAAGTTAATTTTGATACATTAAAGCTCGACGTTGTCTTTTACAGCTAAGAATAGGTATAATATTTTTATACTTAGGGCTTGCTGTGTAAGCGTATGGCTAAAAGCTTTATCAGACAACAGTTATAGTTCTTACAAATAAATTTCCATTTACTAGCTCGTCATCGTCACAGTATAAATTAACAATTCAATTGATTATTAAGGTTATGCAAGAAAAATTGCAAAAATTTAACGTGCAAATTAGTTATTCAATGCAGAATGCTGATGATATAAGCAGTGAAATTTCAGATTTAGTAGCTGATTATGATGGCACTCTCCAGGAACTAGCTTTTGATGGTGCGGAAGAATTAATAATAACACTGACATTCACTAACTCAAAAAAACTTATACCATTCATCACCCATTGTACACAAAAACTCAAATTAAAAATTACCGCCATAGAAAAAGATGAAGAAATTCCTAGAAAAATTAAATTTCTTGAAGAAAAAATAAATAAGAGAATAGATTCATTTAAAGAAAGACGTATTCACAATAGGGAAAAAGCGATTAGAATTAAATTTATTTCATTAGCCATAGCATCTTTAACAACCATTTTATTAGGAATTAATGGACTAAATACCTCAAACAAGTTAATTTTTCAAAACATAGCTTTTAGTCTTAGTGCCATGACAACATTTTTAACTGTTTGGGATACATTTTTAAATCATAGAGGATTATGGATTAGATATACTGCTACTCTGAACGAATTATATGAGTTACGAGACAACCTAGAATATTTATGCACCGATGAGATGGAAAACATTGATAAAGAAAAGCTAGATAAGTTATATCAACAATATCAAATTATTTTTGAAGAAACAAATAAAAATTGGACAGAACTTCGTAAAGAACAAAAGTCAACAGGTAATAGTTGACTAATGCCATCAAACTTGAAACATGGGGGCATTGAATTTCTGAATAGTTTTAATAATCGGTCTGTTTTTCTAGGACTGATAACATAAATTCTGATAATACCAATAAAGGTCATCGAAACTATATGTGCCTTCAAGATGCAATAAAAAACTTAGAGGATAATGATCAATTACCATTAGCCTTACCAATAGCCCATCTTACTTCTGCTAATTGGTTAAATCAGATCGCAGAAGAAAAAATGACTTTAAAACCTCAATATTGTAAAGTCTTTGAAAAAGATTTACTTTATTTTTCCTACGGTGGAATATTTCATCGTCCTTCACCTGGAAAACCCAGAGAGTTACCTATAGCTTTTATGTTTAGTCCAGAACTGTTACAGCATATTAATTATTATTATCCTTATGATACTGGAGCAGCAGCGTCAAGGAAATATGGTGAAAATTGGAGTAGTGAGCTAATTAATTTTCCTAAGTATTGTCTGAAAGGCGACTTCAATACACCCCGTAAGCTTGTAAGATACATTTATGGAAATAATCATCAATATTTAGAGGGAAATATTCAACAAATTACTAATTCTCTACCTAGTCCTTTACAAACAATTCGTGACTTTCTCAGCCTTGATTTAACTTCTGAAGGAATTGATCATCGACAATGCTCAATTGAGTGTCAGACTGAAACTGTAGTTCCTTTAACTCAGTATTTATTATGGGTAGGTTGGCCACAAGAACGTCTGAATGAATTTAAGAAATTGTGGCGTAATTCCATAACAGAAGATAGACCAATACAACTTCCTAAGATACAGACTTACAATTTTCATAGTAGATTTGACCCTAAAGGAATTGCTGCTATATTGGAGGACAGAGCAAAAGAAGCTATTGTTGAAGACTATTGCCAATTTGATAATACATGAAAAATATTTGATGAAATAATTATGAAGCTAATGGAAGAAGAATTTAAATTAATAGGACATGATTGTCCTCTAGCTTACTACCCATCATCAGTAGTACCTATTTTGCGCGATCAAAAAAATAATTTACGTGCTGCATACGTTAATTATGAAACATCCAAAATTGATGAATTAGTTTATCTTTATCAGGATGTTGATTTTGTTCTTTACGGAAGTAATTTGCATTTTAATTATTACAAGGATACTTCGCGTAAATATTTAAGTGAATTTGATCTAAGGAAGCATAAAATTTTTGCCTTCTCAGAATCGAAAATTATATTTTATAAATTTACAGAAGAAAGAGATTTTTTTAATGAAATTTTAGAAGATGGTAATTTTTCGGTGGATAATTTTTTTCTGAGGTTATCATTAGCAGAAGTTACTAATAATGTTACTAAGATTCGTAAAGAATTAATTAGTTGTGGTCAGAACTTACAAGCAGACACACCAGAATTTTTCCCTGCATGGTATCAACAAAAAAAAGCAGAACTATCCAAACTATGGAATGAACAATTAAAACAAGACTTTCCTAATAATTGGGAAGATATGCTGAAAGATAAAAAAGTTAACCTGAATGTAAACAATGAAATATCTCCTGAAAGACAAATACCTATGATTACTACCATCGGAAATTACGAATTTGAACGTTATGAAAAAAAAGATTTAGAAACTAACCATTTAATGCCTCAATCTCTTGATAACCAGTGGATACCCAGCTATTTGCTCAATCAGATGAAAGAACGTAATTTGAGTTTTAGCGATATTCAAAATCAGGTTGAACAAGATAAAAAGATGGAGTTCCGTCGGGCTTTAATCAATTCCCGACAACTAGTTATCAATCGTGCTGCTATTTACAACGAAAAAACAGTTTTTGAGTGCTATGAAAACCCTGGAGAGGATCGTCAAGCTTTTAAGGCTTTTTTGAACAGCGGGACTATAGTACCTTTTTTATTTGCTGAAGAAAGTCCTATACAACCGCCTAAATTTACTACTAATACTTTTGAAGCTTGGACTCAACTTTGTCAAGAAGTTCGCCTCAAATGCTTACGACTTTCATGGAATGATAAAAAAAACAAGGAATTGATTGATTTAAAACTTAGTCGTCGATTTCATGAATTTTGTAAAGGTATTGCTTCAGGAGATATTAATCAATATATCAGGGATTTGAATTTGCCAGAAGCAGCAGAAGAGCCTTTTATACAAAGATTGTTTGACTTAGAACAACACTGTGTTGATATATATCGTCAAAGTAGATCCTTAATTACTCGTGAAGAAATATATAAACATTTTGTTACTGCTGACGGAAGTAACCCTGTTGATAAAAAGTATGATTTTAAAAAGCCATTTGCAGCAGAAATTAAACAATTAATTGATTTAAAATATAATGTTAATCTTCCAGATGCATTAGAAGGAATAGCATTAACACCTTTTGATTCTCTACCAAGGTCAGCATTACAGGAATTGGGATCAGCCCGAAAAAATCGCAGTGAGCCAGAAAAAAATGCTGATGATTGGCTAAAGCTCTTGAAAGATTCTGCATTTGAGCGTTTACAGCAGGGACTGTATTTAGAATCTTTGCTTCAAGATGGTTATCTAGATTCTTTGGCATCTTTAAATCTGCAAGAAGTTCTAGAAGTTAGAACTACAGAAGAATGGCAAATTTATATGCAAAGTATGGATGATTTACTCAGAAATCCTGACAAGTTTGAAGAAATGGCAGAACCTGTGTATCAAAACTATATAAATCTGAATAAACAAATGACAAATTTAGTTAAACTCAAACGATCGCAAGAGAAAGTAGAACTTTGGACACCTGGTATTGAGTATATTTTAGAGATATCAGGGGTACAACTATTAGTAAAATGGTCTGATAAGGGAACTACATACGCATTCAATGGGAAAGTTTCTTCTTTAGATGAAGACGATACAGTACCTTTTGTTGAAAAATTCAGAATTGCAGGTTCTGAAGCTAATCAAGCTGATTTAAATATGACCATCGAGTTGAAGAAAGGTACTACACGCTCCCCTAGAGAACAATGGGAAGCGATGAAGCGCAAAATTCAAGAAATTCCGGGTTTTAGACCAGAGCCTATTTTAGTAGGAAATGATGCTACATTCAATCTTTCAGGAGAAGAAGTCGCTTGAATACTTTAAAACAATACTTATCTCTCGCCATCAATTATCCAGAAATGTTTGCTAATTTAGAAGGCGATGGATTACAAATAATCTTACAAGAAGAAGAAATTAGTCAAGTGGAATCTCTCGTCGGGCAGAGACTAGAAAAAAAGGGATTACCAATTGAATGGGCTAAAATTGGCATAGTTTATCAAGACCAATATTTATTAATTCTCAGGGATGCAGTACGTTTTCCTGGTGGACAGTTTGGTACTTACATACGTATTGTTGATCAGCCAAATAGCTCTCCTGGTGTGGCGATTATGCCAATTTATCAACAACAAATATTGCTTGTCCGTCACTTTCGCCATGCAACGCGCTCTTGGCATTTAGAAATACCGCGTGGATTTGGCGAAAAAGGTTTATCTAGTACAGAAAATGCTCGGCGAGAAATAATGGAAGAAATTAGTGCTGAAATTTATTCTTTAGTTTCAATTGGGAAAATGCACCTCAATACAGGCATGACTTCCGAATGTGTTGATCTATATTTTGCAGAACTTAAATCTTTTGGTGAATTTGATATTAAAGAAGGAATTTCTAAATTGCTACCAATAGATGTATCAGAATTAGAAAGGATGATCTGTGAAAACGAAATTACAGATTCTTTTACAATTGCTGCATACACGCGAGCCAAGCTGCAAAATTTACTCTGACGACTAATTCATAAAAAAATGGTATAACAAATGAACGATTTTTGGAATACAATTTTAGATTTTGCTGAAACTACTACTAACAAAGTGGGACAGCAATTAATGCAAGATTTTGGTAAAGTACAAGCGTCTCAAAAAGCTGATGGTAGTTTAGTTACCCAAGCTGATAAATGGGCAGATCAAGAAATTCGAGATGCGATTATTTCCTCATTTTCAGGTTACGGTATTTTAAGCGAAGAAAGTGACCAAACTTTTCCAGACACAGAATGGTGTTGGGTAATAGATCCTTTAGATGGAACGACCAACTTTACAAGAGGAATTCCTATTTGGTCGATTTCTTTAGGCTTACTCTATCAAGGCATACCTATTTTTGGCTATGTTTACGCACCACCATTAAATCAAGCTTTTCACGGTTTTTGGCCTGGTAAATCGGGTTTAACAACACCAACGGGAGCATTTCTGAATCATCACCCTATTCATACTAGTCAAGATGCTCCCAGTAAAAACCATTTTTTTAACCTTTGTTCCCGCAGTACGGGAATAATCCAACCAGGGTTTCCTTGTAAAATTCGGATGTTAGGAGTTGCTAGTTACAACTTTTTGACAGTCGCTACTGGTGCAGTTTTAGGAGGACTGGAAGCGACACCAAAAGTCTGGGATATTGCAGGTGCTTGGGTAATAGTTCAAGCTGCTGGTGGTAGTTGGATATCACTCAATTCTGAGTCATTTCCATTATCGCCTGGAACAGATTATAGCGATCGCTCTTTTCCTAGTCTAGTTCTGAGCAGTTCAGAGTTAGCACCAGTATTTACACCATTTCTAGAAGGTGTAAAATTTTAACCGATTCCCACCGCTATATCTATCAGGTTTAGCGGGGAATTCCCCATAAAAAACTATATATTAGGACTAGTTTAGGACAACAATGAAAGGACTTTGGCTAGAAAATAACCAGTTGCAACTCAGAACAGATATTCCTATCCCTAAACCACCAGAGGGAGAGGCTTTAGTGCGCGTTTTATGTGCGGGGATTTGTAACACAGACTTAGAATTACTTAGAGGTTATTATCCCTATACTGGCATTATCGGCCATGAATTTGTCGGTGTTGTAGAACAAGGTGCAGACAACTTAATTAATAAAAGAGTTGTCGGTGAAATCAATGCTGTTTGTGGTTATTGTCGGTTTTGTCGTCGGGGACAACCCACACATTGTGAAAATCGCACGGTTTTAGGTATTGTCAACCGTAATGGTGCTTTTGCTGAGTACCTTTGTTTACCTGTTGAAAACTTGCATCCAGTCCCGGAAAATGTCTCAACTGAAGCTGCAACTTTCACCGAACCCATAGCCGCAGCATTGGAAATTCAACAGCAAGTGCAATTATGTGGAGATGATCGAGTGTTAGTGGTGGGAGATGGTAAATTAGGGCAATTAGTAGCCCAGACACTAGCCTTAACAGGTTGCAATTTGTTAGTAGTGGGACGACACAGAGAGAAATTGGTTAATTTAGAAGCACGGGGGATAAAAACTAGTTTAGTAGATGCTGTGACAGATAGAGCTTTTGATATCTCCATTGATTGTACAGGAAATCCAGAAGGATTTGCGATCGCTCGTCGGGCTTTACGTCCTCGTGGCACACTAGTACTAAAAAGTACCTATGCAGGCAATCTTAGCCTAGATGCTTCCTCATTGGTGGTAGATGAAATTACCCTCATAGGTTCTCGTTGTGGCCCCTTTACCCCAGCATTAGAGTTATTAGCAACAAAACAAGTGGATGTAGAACCACTAATTAATGCTTATTATCCCCTAAATGAAGGTTTAGCTGCTATTGAAAAAGCGCAAACTAAAGGAGTTTTAAAGATACTATTAGAAATAAATTAGCAAATCAAAAAATCAAATTACATAGATTCTGCACCATGAGTAACTAGACGTTTAAATAAAACTGCTGACCAACCAGTTTCTCTGAGAACAGCAGATGTAGAAACTTCCACATAAGACTGTTCAATAAAAGCTAAATCAATCATGCAAATTTTCCCTAAAGCCTCTTTTAATTCCTCTGATTTTCCTTCTAGTTTGAGTTTTTTACCTACTTCATGAACTACTGTGGCCATAGCTGGAACTAGGTGCTGGGGTTGAATTCCTATCTTGACATGAACAATACCAATTTGCCAACGACTTTTAGAATAGCCAATACCCCAATCATCTATTCCTGTAAACATTTCATGAAACCAATGAATAAATGTTTCTCGGAGACGATGAATTCTTCCTTCAGTTGCATTTAAAATAGCATTCATTTCTTCATCACGTCCCAGATAACTATAGAAATGATCTGCCATTTCTGATGCAATTTCTAGCCCCCAATCTGCATTTGATGTAAGAATAGATTTATCTTCAGGGGTGAAACTAAATCGGTTTTCCAGCTTGTTCATAAAAGCGAGAGTATCCATAGCGGCAAGTAATCCCTATTTTTTAAATAAATTCCAGGTAAAAACTGACTGTGTAATAATAAAATGTCAAAATATAGCACCACAGCCTGACGCATTCAGAGCCTGACGCATTCAGAGTAAAATTGGTTTTTTAGTATCAAGTTCTATCTTGCTTCAATTTAGTTGGCAAATTTGAGGAACTTGTGAGGATGGAAACAATTGCTACAAATTCCTGTGGTGTACCTGGGGAAAATCAACTACTTGTTTGTTCATACTGACAGAAATGGCTAATGTCTCCCTTAAGGGTTACAGGATTTTTTGGACATTATTGTCAGCTACGTAGGTTGTTTTAGTGATAGGGTATTGGTCTCTATCTAGCTACCACCCATCCTTCATACTTTATCTCTATACCAATTAGCTGCGTCTGACAAATCATCAGCAAACATTTCAGCCAGACTATTCCACACTATAAGCTCTGAATTCCCAAAATATATTTTCTCAGGTCTTTCGTCATCGTAAAAGCGAAAAACAGGAGAAGTGGCTTGTTGTATCTCGTTTCCTATGATCGCCCAAGTACACTCTTCAAATGATACCAGTGGAAATAGCTTAGGCTGCACTTCATACCCACTTCGGTAAAAATGTTGACAAAAATTTCTATAGTCTTTCATTGCCCGATCTAGAGGCATCCAATCAGAATCCCCATTTATGAAAAAAAAGTAGTTATTATAGGACTCCCAGTCTCTATCTTTACCGATTGGCAAAACTCCATTTCCTCGCTGATATAGCTCATAAAGCTCAACTGGTAACTTGTAAGGATAATCTATAAGGATGGCATCTATTGTATCAATATTTAATCGGGGTGAGGGTAATCTAACACGAGCGTATTGATTGAGTTCGCTAATTCGTTCTGGAGAAAAGTCTTTCTGTTTTTTTCTTCTGGCAGCAGCAAGTTGTCAAACTTACTAATTAACCAAAGACAGCTAGGGCGAGAATCATGTTCTGCCGCGATCGCAATTTGATCAATTACATCATTCATAGACATGGAATAAACTTACCTGCTAAGAGGGTATTTGAAAAGTTTCGGATGGTGTTTTAGACACTCAATGATAGCTTGCGTGGCGGAGCCATTCCCCCCTAACCCCTCTTGTTAAGGCTACGGTGTACACACAATCTTAGCCAGAGTAAGTTTCGCGCCATGAAAACAGGATTTAACCGGAAATCCAGTTCCCATCCACGAAACAGCGGGGAGGGGCTAGGGGTGGGGTTTTATGGCGACCAAAGAGCATTTCCTCACTTGTGTGTACATCGTAGCTTGTTAAGGGGGGAATTAGAGTCAAAGTCCTCCTTTTTAAGGAGGATTTTAGGAGGATCTAAAGTTTTTAATACATCACTAACCACTTTTCAAACATCCTCTTAGGGTTATATGAATTTATTTGTCAAATTTTATTCATATAAATTGAATTTTCAAAACATATCAACATCCTGTAAATCCTGATTCTGACAAAAATATCATCATTAATTTGATTGATAATCTTTACAACCAATTGCTTCTTCAGTATTAGCAATGCATGGATTTACAGTACATTTGAGACGATAATTATTAGTAAAAAACTGGCAATTATGGCAGGGAATTTTGTGCATTTTTTGAGCAGTTTTCACAGTATCTTTTGTTGCTGTCCATAAATTCAGAATCACCAAAATAATTATCGTCCAAGCAATGACAAAGCAAATTGGAATCAAAAATGGCTGTATGCCATGCATGAGGAAAAATATAAAATTTAACACGGCAAGTTCTAATACAAGTGAGGAGTTAGAAATTAATATAACTCCTAACTCCTCATTGATCACTTCTAGCTAAAGATATATTAAATTAAACGCCGGCATGACCTAAAGCAATACCTGTCACCAGCATTCCCAGTACCAAGAAGGGTTGAGCGCTGGCTTGATATTTGACATCATTGGCTATGGGATCACGGAGGAAATACATATCCTGGAAAGTGATTTGGGGAATGATCAATAATACCAAGATGGCAGCGTACAAGTTCTCATGAATACTGACGAGATAGGCAGCAACTAAACCTTGGAA includes:
- a CDS encoding MDR/zinc-dependent alcohol dehydrogenase-like family protein, with translation MKGLWLENNQLQLRTDIPIPKPPEGEALVRVLCAGICNTDLELLRGYYPYTGIIGHEFVGVVEQGADNLINKRVVGEINAVCGYCRFCRRGQPTHCENRTVLGIVNRNGAFAEYLCLPVENLHPVPENVSTEAATFTEPIAAALEIQQQVQLCGDDRVLVVGDGKLGQLVAQTLALTGCNLLVVGRHREKLVNLEARGIKTSLVDAVTDRAFDISIDCTGNPEGFAIARRALRPRGTLVLKSTYAGNLSLDASSLVVDEITLIGSRCGPFTPALELLATKQVDVEPLINAYYPLNEGLAAIEKAQTKGVLKILLEIN
- a CDS encoding protoglobin domain-containing protein, which translates into the protein MDTLAFMNKLENRFSFTPEDKSILTSNADWGLEIASEMADHFYSYLGRDEEMNAILNATEGRIHRLRETFIHWFHEMFTGIDDWGIGYSKSRWQIGIVHVKIGIQPQHLVPAMATVVHEVGKKLKLEGKSEELKEALGKICMIDLAFIEQSYVEVSTSAVLRETGWSAVLFKRLVTHGAESM